A region of the Micromonospora inyonensis genome:
CGGGGCGTCAACGGGGGTGGCCGGTCGCCAGCCGGCTGGCCACCACCAGCCGCCCGGGTCGCGGTGGGCGTCACCGTCCAGGTCACGGACGACCGCGTCGCGCATCAGCGCGGCGATCTTCTTGTGGCTCCGGTTGACCTTGCCGACGACGTCGCCCCAGACCCGGCGGACCGAGACCGCGTCGACCGTCCCGGAGGGCGGGGCGTCGGGGCGAGGCGGGGCGGGGGTGGCCGGATCCGGCATCACCGCCTCCGGTGGCACCGTCCGGTGCGGCGCGGCCGGCTCAGGGGCGGCGGTGGTCGGCACCCGGTCGACGCCAGCCGCCGGAACGCGTTCCGCAGCAGTGCCCCGCGACGGCGCAGGTGCGCCCCGGTCGGTCACCGGAGCCACCGGGGCGGGTGCGGCTTCCGGGCGGGCCGGCGCGGTGGGCCCGGGGTGGGCCGGCGCGACGTCGACGGCCGGACCGGAGGCGGGGACACCCAGGGTGAGCCGGCGTTCCATCCGCTCCAGGCGTTGCAGCAGGCCACCGGCGGAGTCGTCGACACCGGGCAGGAGCATCCGGGCGCAGATCAGCTCCAGCAGCAGCCGGGGGGCGGTGGCGCCGCGCATCTCGACCAGACCGTTGTGCACGATGTCGGCACATCGGGACAGCGTCGCCGGGCCGAGCCGTTGGGCCTGGGCGGTCATCCGCTCGATCTGGTCGGCCGGGCCGTCGATCAGGCCCTTGTCGGCGGCGTCCGGCACCTGCTGGAGCACGATCAGGTCGCGGAGGCGTTCGAGCAGGTCCGAGGCGAACCGACGGGGGTCGTGCCCGGCCTCGGCCACCCGGTCGACGGTGGCGTACGCCGCCGCGCCGTCCCCGGCCGCCAGGGCGTCGCACATCTCGTCGATCAGCGCGGCGTCGGTGACGCCGAGCAGGGCGGCGGCCCGGGCGTAGCTGACCCCCTCCGGTCCCGCCCCGGCGATGAGCTGGTCGAGCACGGAGAGGCTGTCCCGGGCGCTGCCACCGCCGGCCCGCACCACCAGCGGGAAGACCGCCGGGTCGACCGTGACCCCCTCCGACTCGCACAACTGCTCCAGGTACGGCCGGAGCGTCTTCGGCGGGATCAGCCGGAACGGGTAGTGGTGGGTCCGCGACTTGATCGTGCCGAGGACCTTCTCCGGCTCGGTGGTCGCGAAGATGAACTTGACGTACTCCGGGGGCTCCTCGACCAGCTTGAGCAGGGCGTTGAAGCCGGCCGACGAGACCATGTGCGCCTCGTCGATTACGTAGATCTTGAAGCGGCTGTTGGCCGGGGCGAAGAACGCCTTCTCGCGCAGTTCGCGGGCGTCGTCCACGCCGCCGTGGCTGGCCGCGTCGATCTCGATGACGTCGATCGAGCCGGCGCCGTCGCTGGTCAGCGACCGGCAGGAGCCGCACTGACCGCACGGCTCCGGGGTGGGGCCCTGCTCGCAGTTGAGCGAGCGGGCCAGGATCCGCGCGCTGGAGGTCTTGCCGCAGCCCCGGGGGCCGGAGAAGAGGTACGCGTGGTTGAGTCGACCGCTGCGCAGCGCCTGCGACAGCGGCTCGGTCACGTGCTCCTGCCCGATGACCTCCGCGAACGTGCGCGGCCGGTACTTGCGGTAGAGCGCCAGTGCCACCCGTCCCGCCTCCTCTCGACCGAGCCATTCTGCGCCGGCCTGCCACGGGTGACCACCCACCCCGCCGGCCGGACGCCGATCGGAGGGAGACGCTATCGGGCACCGGAGACAGAAAGGCCCCCCGTGCACCCGTCAGAGCCCGCTTATCCTTGCTGCCTTCCGGCCCTGGGGAGGTTCACGAGATGCACGCCGCACGGGGGGTGCACCAAGCGTACCCGACCCCCGGACGATCTTCAGGGGGTGGTGGGGTGAACGAGCCGGACGGGACCTGTATCCTGTTCGACGGAGGATTCGCCTAGAGGCCTAGGGCGCACGCTTGGAAAGCGTGTTGGGTTCACACCCTCACGAGTTCGAATCTCGTATCCTCCGCTGGAGATTGGTAAGCGTTGAAGCAGGTCAGGCCCGGTCTTTGGACCGGGCCTGACGATCTTTAGGGGACAGGTAGGGGAAGTCAGCCGCGCTGGTGCCCCGGGCGCGAGCGTCGAGGGATCCGGGACACCTCGGCCAACCGCTTGCGGACGCCGGCGACGTAGCCGCGCGCCTCGGCCTCACGGACCGCCCGCTCCTGCTCCACCAGCGCCCGACTAGTGGCTTCGGCCCTTCCGCGCTGGTATGCCTGCCTCACCTCCAGGGCGTGGCGCTCCTCGTCTGCCTCAATGTCCGCCGCCATCATGTCGATCACACCGAGATGATGCCGCACTTCGTCCAGCACCGCCCGAAGGCGGCGATCATACGAATCGACGACAGCCACGAGCAGCATGCCGACTGGCAGGAGGGCGGCAGCCACCATCGCGGCCAGGAGGCTTGCCTCGATGGCCGTGACGCCGGCAGTCAGACAGCCGGCTCCAATGCAGCCGATGCCTGTGGTACGCGGGGAGGGATGGATACGCATGGGCGCACTCCTGGGTGGATGAGTCCTTACAGTGATCAACTCACAGCGGTGAGTCATTGAAACACCCGTACCGATCCGCCACGTCCCCACTGGCGGGGGCCATCACCTCGACCAGCGCGCAACTAGTTGACGATGCACGATCTTCACGCTATGGAACACACAGAGCGTGAAAACCCGCTGCGGGACCGAAGCCGCAACGATCGGGAGTGACGCACGCTCGGTGATCAATCTGATACATCACTGGCAATCCCTTCGCAGCGCGCTCCGCTGACTGATTTCACGCATCGCGCAAGAGATCCCGGCCCACCAGGTCGAAACGGTCACCAAGACGTTGCACTCAAGCGGATTTTCCGACGTACCGTCCGAAGTGGCGGCCCGCCGGGGTAGAGGCCGGCGGGCCGCCGCCCAGCCCTCTACCTGGGAGGAACCCCATGGACAGTCTCGGCCGCCAGATCGCCAAGATCCGGGGTAGACGCGGCATGTCGCAACGCGAGCTGGCCGCCGCCGCCGGCGTCAGCGTCGACCTGGTCTCGAAGCTAGAGCAGGGCCAGAGGAAAAGCGCCCGCTTGGAGTCCGTGGCCGCGCTTGCTCACGCGCTCGACGTCACGCCCGCCGAGCTGCTCGGCAAGCCGCGCGGCCTGGCCGCCGGCGCGGAGGACGGGGAGATCGGCGCGATCCGCCGGGCGGTGCTCGGTCTACGCCCGGACCACCAGGACCCGCCCACCCGGGCAGCCCAGACCGCCGCCATCGACGACCTCTGGTCGGCGTACTGGTCAGGGCGGTACGCGCACCTCGCCCGACAGCTGCCAGACCGTGTCGACCAGGCCCGCGCGCTCACCCGTGACGGCCGGCCCGCCGACCACGCGCTGCTCGCCAGCGCCCTCCAGCTCACTGGGAGCCTGCTCGCCCACCTCGCGCATGAAGACCTGGCCCATCTGGCGCTGACTGAGGCCGGACGCGCGGCCGAGGCCAGCGGGGACCACCTGCTCCACGCCGCACAACAGGCCACCCGGTCCTGGGTGCTGTCCCGACAGGGCCTCTGGTCCGAGGCGGAACACGTGGCGATTACGGCTGCGGCCTCCGTGGAGCCGACGCTGTCCCGGTCATCCGTCGACCAGGTTGCACTGTGGGGCGAGCTGCTCCGGTACGGCACCACAGCGGTGGCCCGATCCGGGCGGCAGGCTGAGGCGACCGAGCTACTCGGCCTCGTCGGCGCAGCGGCGTCCCGGATGGGCCACGACCAGGCCACGCGGTACGTCGGCCGGGCGTTCGGGCCGACGGTGGCTCGGATGAAGGCGGTGGACGTGGCGGTCTCGGGCGGCCAGCCGCGCCGCGCTATTCGGCTAGCCGACCAGGTGGAGCACCCGGAGGCGGCTCCGACCGCGATGCACGCCCGGTACCTGCTCAACGTGGCGTGGGCGCAGACGATGGACTGGCGATCCCAGGACGCGGTGGACACTCTCCGGCGGGTCGAAGCACTCACGCCGGAGCTGCTGCTCCATCAGACACTCGCTCACACGATCGTGGCCGAGCTGCTCCCGCGCCGGCACCGGCAGCGGCTCCCCGGGCTGGCGGCCCTCGCCGACCGCATGGGCGTGCCTAGGTAGGACGTCCGGTACCTGCCTGACTGGCCGGTTGCTGTCCAACTAGGACGCCCTGTCCCACTCCACTACACCTGACCGCCGATAGCGTCCGTGACAGGGCGTGATCAGGCGATCTCCGTCAGCTTCGGTGGTAATGGCCGCGGTCGCGCCCGCCAGCCGGGCGCGGCGGTGGTCGGTCCTTCCAAGAGCACCCGCCGCCGCGCCCCCTCACAGAGGGGCGCAGGTGGACGGCGCACAGCAGAACCCGGCACCGAACCGGGGCGAGCAGATCGACCAGGCGGAACGTGAGGCGGCGAAGCAACGGATCCTCGCACTCGCCGAAGATGACCGGGTGCCCGTTGACGACGTGACCCGGGCCGTACCCGACCGGCGGTGGCGCCGTGGACGTTGACGAACTGCCCATCGGCCGGCGCGTCGCCCAGTGGCGCATGCGGCGCAAGATGTCCCAGCAGGTGTTCGCCGACAGGCTCGGCAAGTCGAAGAGCTGGGTCGATAAGGTGGAGCGGGGTGTCCGCTCGCTCGACAAGGTCTCCACCATCCAGGACATCGCCGCCGTCCTGCGCATCGACACCGCGGTGCTGCTCGGCCGGGACGCCCAGCCGGACAGCGCCACTGAGCGGGTCGACGCCGTCGACCGGATCCGGGCCGCGCTGTCGACGTACGAGGTCGCGCTGGCCCGACCGGGCGCGCCGCTCGCCGTGGTGCCCGCCGGCGAGCTGGCCGGCCGGGTCGAGCACGCCTGGATCACCTACCAGCGTGCCCGGTATCCCCAGCTGATCGCGCTGCTTCCGGACCTGCTGGGCACCGCGCAGCGCACCCACGCCCACGGTCCGGTGTCGGGCCGGGCGCCGCTGGTGGAGGCGTACCGGATCACCGCCTCCCTGCTGGTAAAGCTCGGCGAGGCGGACCTTGCGTGGCTCGCCGCCGACCGGGCCATGGCGGTGGCCACAGGCGACCCGGTGCTGGTGGCCACCGCGGCCGTGCAGCTCGGCCACGCCCTGCGCGCGGCCGGCCGGGGGCGGGCGGCGATGTCGGCGGTGCTGGCCGCCGCGTACCGGATCGCCCCGCCCGTGATCGAGTACGGCACTCCACCCGAGCTGTCCCTCTGCGGCACGCTGCTGGTACAGGCCGCCCTGGCCGCCGCCCGCGACGGGGACGACTGCACCACCGTCGAGCTGATCGACGAGGCCGCCGACATGGCCGCCCGGGTGGGCGACGGCCACGACCACCACCGGACCGCGTTCGGGCCGACGGCTGTCGACCTGGCCCGGGTCACGGCGGCGATCGAGCTGGGCGAACGTGACGCGGTCGCCTGGCACGAGAAGGCGACCACGCAGTACGGCTGGCAGTGCCTGCCAGTCGAGCACCGGGCCGGGCATCTCGTCGACGCCGCCCGCGCCTACCTCCAAGCCGACGATCCGGCCGCCGCTGGTCGCGCCCTGGTCGACGCCGGCCGGCTCGCCCCGGCCGAGATGGACCGGCCGGCCGCGCGGGACGTGCTGGCCAGGGTGGTGCGCTGCCCCGACGTCCCGCCGACCGTGACCCGGCTGGCCACCACTCTGGGAGTCGCGTGATGACCGCACCGTTCCTGTCCCTGGCGCAGATCCGCAACCGGTTGCTGCTGTCCGTGCGGTACCACCAGCCCGGCCGGGACGGCCGGTGCCGAGTGTGCCGGGTGCCCGACTGCAAGGTGCGCCGCCACCTGGCTCGGGTTGACTCGTCGAGGGCGCCGCGATGACGCCGGCCATCCGCGACCACCGGTGCCGCGGCCCCCCGAGTCCGGTACCGCTCACCCGCGATCACCACCCGGCACAGCGCAGCAAGCCCGGTTCACACCGTCACGGAGGACAACTTGAGCGCCATCAGATCCATCGGAGCGGCACTGGCCGCCCTGACCATCGCCATCCTGCACGCCCCTACACCCGCCAGTGCCGGCCTGGCCCCGGCAACCGAACCGCAGCCCGAGGCTTGTGTCAGTCTCGCGTTGAGCCGAGGCGCGGACATCTGGACCTGCACCAGCGAGATGCTGGTGGAGGTCGACGTGAATGACCAGGGCGAGCCGCAACCGCCCGTCTACACGCCGATCGAACAGCCGATCGTCTCGTCGGAGCCGGCCGCCACGGCGGGCGAGGGCGTGACCGACGACTGGGACACCTGGTGCGAGACGGGGAGCATCTGCCGTCGCTGGATCAACTCGGGTGCGTCCGAGACGAAGGGCAACGCGGCGTACGGGAACCAGTCCGGCGTGATCGGCACCTACGACCTGGTGATTCGCACCAACATGAACGGCCGGTACGCCAACCACGGGCTCGCGTTGATCTGGGATTCGGGGCCGAGCCTCGACTTCAACGACGTGTACGTGCGGTGCCGGGAGGACCGGAACAACTTGCCGGACAACAACTGCGGTGACCACTACGCCGGGGGGCCACTCATCAGCGCCGGCACCTGGCGCTGGAACTCCGGCACGGTGCTTGGCAACAAGCTGAACAACGCGAACCCCTACTTCGCTGAGGTCACCGCGAACTTCATCCCCACCGGGTACCCGTTCTACATCGCCGCGCCGCTGCGGACGATGAAATGGACGTGCCCGAGCAACCTCGCCAATCCCTGTTACTTCCCCTAATCGGCGGGCTGGGCTGGGATGATGGGTCGGGGTCGGCGCGGTCGACGCCGGCCCATCGTCTCGTGGGAGGCAGCGTGAACAGCCAGCCGGGTACCCCGATGAGCGGGTGGGACGAGGTCCCCACCTGGCCGGACCCGCCCGCCGGTGGCAGCTACCACGAGCTGACCGACAACGGGCTGGGGGCCCTCATCGGGTGGTTGAGTGGCGCAGGACGGCTCGTGCGGTCCCCGGACCGTCTCCCCACATGACCATCGAGGAGTGCACCGGCCCGGCCGGGACACTCGGACGGTCCGGCCTCGGTCCCCTGAGGACCAGCAGTTATCGACGACGGGGTCAACGACTACCTGCGTGACGCCGGTATCCCGGATCGGCCGACCGGGTACCGGTGGTTCCTGCGGCTGCCGGACGGCTACAGCGGCGAGCAGGTCGAGTCCGCAGTCATCAGGGCGGTGGGGCAACTGCCGGCCGACCATGTGCGGCCGGCGCAGTTCGCTCCGCGGATTCGCGAGGTCCTTGAGGACGTCTACGCCGGCAGGTAGCACAGCGCGGCGGACGGTGGGGCCTTGTCCACAGTCGGAAGTTATCCACAACCGGACCCGGCCGGGTTGCCTCGAGGAAGCGGGGCCGGCACGCTGGCCAGGTCGGCGCGGTCACCCTCCAGCCGCCGGCCACACCTGCGGGGCGGTGGGGCGGCTCGGTCGGCAGGCACCGGCAGTCCGGGCCCGGACACCGCACCGCCCCCGCCAGCTCGGCGGGGCGGTGGCCGTTGATCTACTCGGCGGCGGGGCTGGCGTGCCAGCGTTAGCGGCTGCGGTGTTGGCCTCCGGTGGGCCTGCATGTGGGCGTCCCGGTAGCGGAGGCCGCGCACCAACAGTTCGACGATCCGGTTGCTGATCTCGTCCCTGCTCATCTCGTTTCCCCTCACCCTTGCCGCTTTGTGTACCACAATAATAGGGCGGTCGAGTGTGTCGACGCAAGCCTTGTGGTGAACGTTTTTTGTGGTACAGTTTCGGCATGGAGATCAGGAACCGCCCAAAGCGTCGGGGCCGACCGGCCACCGAGTCACGCCGAAGCGGAACATCCGGCTCGGAGCCACCTGGGACCGCGCCGAGGAACTCGGCCGCCAGCTCGCCGAGCTGCGCGGTGAGAAGTTCTCGATGACCGCGTACGTCGAGGAGGCGCTGCGCCGGGAGAACGCCCGAATCGAGCGCGAGCTGCGGCGCAGCGGTAACGCCTGACCCACCCACCCGACAACAAGTCGGGCCCGGACGCGGTGCTGGTAACACCGGCCGGGCCCTTGATCGACTGTCTAGGAGTCGACCCGTGCACATCATCGCTGACGCGCGCTCCTGCGCGCACACCACCCCGACCCGGCGTGGGGTGGCCAGCTACGCCGGCCCCGCCTCCGGGCTCCGGGCTGCCCTGCTGACCAGCGCCGCCCTCGGTCGTCCGACCGTCGCCACCGCGCTGACCGCCGGGGGTGCCCGGTGAGCCAGCACGTCAAGGCGGCCCTGCTCGCCAGCAAGGGCCTCAGCAAGACCGATCGCGGCGTCCTGGTCGCCATCGCCGCCCACATGAACAAGGCCGGCGACGCCTGGCCGTCGGTCGCCACGATCGCCGAGTACGCCGACTGCTCCGAGCGCACCGTCCAACGGTCCATCGCCCGACTCATCAACCTCGGCCGGATCGTCTGGCGCCACGTCGCCGGCCGCGCCACCCGCACGTACCGGCTCGTCGTCGCCGCCGTCCGAGGGTGACGACCACGGGCCCGGGGGTGACAAACCAGCGCGCCGAGGTGTCAGATTCGGCCGCCGAGGTGCCACCCTGGCTGTCACCCGAAGTGGTGAAGAGAGTTTGAAGGGAAGGGGTCCGGGTCCGCACCTCGCGATGAGCACGGCCGCCTGGCCTGGTGGCAGTTCAAGCGATCCAGGACCGAGTCTCAGCGTCCGTCGTACCCGGGCGGCGAGGAGCTGCGCTCCCGCCCCACCGGCACGGCGAAGTGCCAGAAGCCTGGTCACGAGGGGCAGCCCCTCCACAACTGCGGCCCGTGCCGCGGCGAGCAGAACGGCGGAGGCGTGCGGTGAAGCTGCTGACCCGCCCCCGGCTGACCGCCGAGGAGATCGCCGCCGCCCGCTCCGCCGAGGTCCGCGCCGACGTCGACCGGGCCCGCCAGCTCGACGCGCTCCAGCGTGAGCGGGCCGCCGCTGACCGGGCCGAGGAACGCCGTGCCGAGCGCGATCGGGCCCGCGCCGAGAAGCGCAGGCGCAAGGCACTGGCGAAGGCCCGTGCGCAGCGCCGTGCCCGCCGGCGTGCGCTCGCCAGCGTGGTGCGCACGGTCGGGCCGCTGCTGCTGGTCAACCTCGCCGCCATCGGTGGTCAGGCAGCGTATGGGTTCACCAGGACGCCGGCGGCGTGGCCGGTGCTGGCGCGGCTGCTGGTCGCGGTCGTCTACGCCGCCACCGTGGAATCGATCTCGCTTTATGTAAACTGGCATGCGCACGACGCGTTGCTCAACGACTCGCCGAGCACCGCCGCGGCGATGCGCCGGCGCGCGTACGGCATCGCGGCCGTGGTGGCGGTCGTCAACTACAGCCATTTCGACGACGAGGGCTGGACGCCAACGCCGTTCGCCGTCGGCAGCGGTATGGCGTCGTTGCTGTCTCCCTGGTTGTGGGGCCTGCACACCCGCCGGGCACACGACATGCAGTTGCTGCGCCAGGAGCTGCGCGACGA
Encoded here:
- a CDS encoding helix-turn-helix domain-containing protein, yielding MDSLGRQIAKIRGRRGMSQRELAAAAGVSVDLVSKLEQGQRKSARLESVAALAHALDVTPAELLGKPRGLAAGAEDGEIGAIRRAVLGLRPDHQDPPTRAAQTAAIDDLWSAYWSGRYAHLARQLPDRVDQARALTRDGRPADHALLASALQLTGSLLAHLAHEDLAHLALTEAGRAAEASGDHLLHAAQQATRSWVLSRQGLWSEAEHVAITAAASVEPTLSRSSVDQVALWGELLRYGTTAVARSGRQAEATELLGLVGAAASRMGHDQATRYVGRAFGPTVARMKAVDVAVSGGQPRRAIRLADQVEHPEAAPTAMHARYLLNVAWAQTMDWRSQDAVDTLRRVEALTPELLLHQTLAHTIVAELLPRRHRQRLPGLAALADRMGVPR
- a CDS encoding helix-turn-helix domain-containing protein gives rise to the protein MDVDELPIGRRVAQWRMRRKMSQQVFADRLGKSKSWVDKVERGVRSLDKVSTIQDIAAVLRIDTAVLLGRDAQPDSATERVDAVDRIRAALSTYEVALARPGAPLAVVPAGELAGRVEHAWITYQRARYPQLIALLPDLLGTAQRTHAHGPVSGRAPLVEAYRITASLLVKLGEADLAWLAADRAMAVATGDPVLVATAAVQLGHALRAAGRGRAAMSAVLAAAYRIAPPVIEYGTPPELSLCGTLLVQAALAAARDGDDCTTVELIDEAADMAARVGDGHDHHRTAFGPTAVDLARVTAAIELGERDAVAWHEKATTQYGWQCLPVEHRAGHLVDAARAYLQADDPAAAGRALVDAGRLAPAEMDRPAARDVLARVVRCPDVPPTVTRLATTLGVA
- a CDS encoding helix-turn-helix domain-containing protein, producing the protein MSQHVKAALLASKGLSKTDRGVLVAIAAHMNKAGDAWPSVATIAEYADCSERTVQRSIARLINLGRIVWRHVAGRATRTYRLVVAAVRG